A section of the Acidobacteriota bacterium genome encodes:
- a CDS encoding phosphoribosylformylglycinamidine synthase I translates to MKFGVLVFPGSNCDHDAYHVIAAAAKQPVTFLWHASHDLQDCDAIVVPGGFAYGDYLRTGAIAKFAPIMQEVNRFAAIGGLVLGICNGFQILCEAGLLPGALMRNAGLKYICKPVKLRVESTHSPFTHTCTQGEVVEIPIGHMEGNYFCDANTLAELNREERVIFRYSTADGRITPDANPNGSIENIAGICNAGRNVLGMMPHPDRSSDPLLGMNDGFRIFESMVGALAHK, encoded by the coding sequence ATGAAATTCGGCGTACTCGTCTTCCCGGGTTCCAATTGCGATCACGATGCCTATCACGTTATCGCTGCGGCGGCGAAGCAGCCTGTCACGTTCTTGTGGCATGCCAGCCACGACCTCCAGGATTGCGATGCCATCGTCGTGCCCGGCGGATTTGCCTACGGCGACTATCTGCGCACCGGAGCGATCGCGAAGTTCGCTCCGATTATGCAGGAAGTGAATCGTTTTGCCGCCATCGGCGGCTTGGTGCTCGGCATCTGCAACGGCTTCCAGATCCTGTGCGAAGCTGGCCTATTGCCCGGTGCGCTGATGCGCAACGCAGGGTTGAAATATATCTGCAAGCCGGTGAAGCTTCGCGTCGAGAGCACGCACTCGCCTTTCACACATACCTGCACTCAGGGTGAAGTGGTGGAGATTCCGATTGGCCACATGGAAGGCAATTACTTCTGCGATGCGAATACGCTTGCAGAACTGAATCGCGAGGAGCGCGTCATTTTCCGCTACTCGACAGCTGACGGGCGAATCACTCCAGATGCCAATCCCAACGGCTCAATCGAGAACATCGCTGGCATCTGCAATGCTGGACGGAACGTGCTGGGCATGATGCCTCACCCGGATCGTAGCTCCGATCCGCTATTGGGAATGAACGACGGCTTTCGCATCTTCGAATCCATGGTCGGAGCGCTCGCGCACAAATAG